Within the Salvia hispanica cultivar TCC Black 2014 chromosome 4, UniMelb_Shisp_WGS_1.0, whole genome shotgun sequence genome, the region CAAGAATTTGAGATGGCTTTCACAGGGTTCATACAGCaaacataaatcaaaattggaaGAAGTATACAGTATGGTTTATGTAACCTAGTTCTAAATACTCTGCTCTCTAATCTATCACACGTATCTTCACTCTATATCGTAATCACTCTATATCGTAAATCACTCTAGAAGTCCCACCACTGTGCATTACCGCCAGTATTATCAAGAAAATTACAAGACTCAAAGCTACATCCATTTTCAGGTGATGCTAAGGAACTTTCAGCAATCTGAGCTATATTCAGAACGTCTGCCTCCTCCTCCAGGTAATCTACTCTCCCGTTCAGTTCCTCGCAGGATGGCATGCATAGCTCATTTCCTTTAATGTCTAGTAGCAATCTCGGGATCTCAGTAGCTcctaatttgatttgattcttTTCATTCTCCTCGCAATCTTTGTTATCCGCCATCTTTCTGAGTTTCTGCACCTGTGAATTGAGAAAAGCTTAGTGCTTGCTTAAACTAATATTTGAAGGACTAGACGATCGGAAACGCCTGAAACTGATCAATCTATCTAAGCTATCACTAATGTCTAACAGTAAACTGACTAGTAACTAGAACACCGTCAGACCTGGGTAAGCAATGCTTGATTCTCTTTCCTCAATGCGTCAAACTGTAGAGCTAAGTCGTCGTAGTTGGACTTGAGCACGCTGTATTCCTGCTCGATTTGCTTGGACTTTGATCTAGCCCTCTTGTTCTGGAACCATATGGCAATTTGTCGCGGCTGCAGGCCAAGCTGGCTAGCTAGGTGTTGCTTGAGGTGTAGCTCCGGTCTAGCCTCGGTCTCGAAGGTGGTCTCCAGTGACTTGATTTGGTCATCGCTAAATCTTTTTCTCCTGGAGTTTTTGGAGGTCTTCTTAATATTGATAGACATTCTTTTTAAGACGTTGGGAAAGCTTTGATTGTTGTCGCTTATTTATTTGGCTCGTAGAGCCACTGTGGATGCATCTTTAACGTCAAATAAAACTAAACGTGTATGTCTTGATATATAGTGGGCCTGGAGTCACTAGCACTTATTCTTTTAGGATACCAGGTGTCGgctttctctattttaaacttatttttttgctATACTTATTCATATTGTCACACcccattcaattatttttcctCTTACAAA harbors:
- the LOC125222384 gene encoding homeobox-leucine zipper protein ATHB-12-like, which encodes MSINIKKTSKNSRRKRFSDDQIKSLETTFETEARPELHLKQHLASQLGLQPRQIAIWFQNKRARSKSKQIEQEYSVLKSNYDDLALQFDALRKENQALLTQVQKLRKMADNKDCEENEKNQIKLGATEIPRLLLDIKGNELCMPSCEELNGRVDYLEEEADVLNIAQIAESSLASPENGCSFESCNFLDNTGGNAQWWDF